A region of Prochlorococcus marinus subsp. pastoris str. CCMP1986 DNA encodes the following proteins:
- a CDS encoding helix-hairpin-helix domain-containing protein codes for MITKFLSKLKSILFKNETSTEITLPKKTVSKTKKKSVNSSKAPKSKTKKDDSKKIIESFKAIPGVGAKSAEAFYKAGFKTPKSITSAKDEVLLAVPGVGINLVKKLKNIK; via the coding sequence ATGATTACTAAATTTTTAAGTAAGTTAAAATCAATTCTATTTAAGAACGAGACCTCTACAGAAATTACTCTCCCTAAAAAGACTGTATCTAAAACCAAGAAGAAGTCTGTAAATTCTTCTAAGGCCCCTAAATCTAAAACAAAGAAAGATGATTCGAAAAAAATAATAGAATCTTTTAAAGCTATTCCTGGTGTAGGAGCTAAGAGTGCAGAGGCCTTTTATAAGGCTGGTTTTAAAACTCCAAAGTCTATTACTTCTGCAAAAGATGAAGTTCTTCTTGCTGTTCCTGGAGTTGGAATCAATCTTGTTAAGAAACTAAAGAATATTAAATAA
- a CDS encoding AAA family ATPase — protein MQLIVISGPSGSGKTTLSKRILKKIKNGIILNTDNYYRTGILSQLLSRTLTSYFDRKISFNIGLFKRDLEFIVKNGFSDFYYIYNFKSKSIKKVYQNTKNIRFLIIEGIFGQEILKTLSKENCLLIKLKANKQTCLNRVIKRDFLERGKSKDLATRDFIKAWELFHKNKKKCNSRNYFNTIVIRKKSDIDLLLKKIINIVN, from the coding sequence ATGCAATTAATAGTTATTAGTGGACCATCTGGAAGCGGAAAAACTACACTATCCAAAAGGATTTTAAAAAAAATTAAAAATGGAATAATATTAAATACAGATAATTACTACAGAACAGGTATATTAAGTCAATTATTATCACGAACATTAACTTCGTATTTTGACAGAAAAATAAGTTTCAACATTGGATTATTTAAAAGAGATCTAGAATTTATTGTAAAAAACGGATTTTCTGATTTCTATTATATATATAATTTCAAAAGTAAATCTATAAAAAAAGTATATCAAAATACTAAAAATATAAGATTTCTTATTATAGAAGGAATATTTGGACAGGAAATATTAAAAACCCTTTCAAAAGAAAATTGCCTTTTAATTAAATTAAAAGCTAATAAACAAACTTGTTTGAATAGAGTAATTAAAAGAGACTTTTTAGAAAGAGGGAAAAGTAAAGATCTTGCAACAAGAGACTTTATAAAAGCATGGGAATTATTTCATAAAAATAAAAAGAAATGTAATTCAAGAAATTATTTCAACACAATTGTCATTAGGAAGAAAAGTGATATAGACCTTCTATTAAAAAAAATAATTAATATAGTGAACTAA
- a CDS encoding NAD(P)-binding protein: protein MINDTFYDIAIIGGGISSCVFSSFHLKNGYQGRIAIIENGRNLGGRSSTRNSISNSGWQLNHGSPNFNICNSNNNQLLKAFIQELLDSKIIQSDPSDLIELYEDPSDQKIISCDFHSCKNYTSSSSMTDLSRNIINHNNLKNQVDFFFRTLIVKLKYENNYWILTSKNGYKFKAKFLVCSSNLILHKRSLDILKINQIPLRDAIPINNDKKIDAILNLLNKQEYVQRLTFLIYTKSNYSYKDNYKNRFRYFLLNNLLEEKFKFERIIFQKQINNQIGIVIHTRDKKFITEYFQCKNKKKFKNILLNKFNQIFDENSYINKLIDYQDISIMIWRASQPSGLGIPENLQVCDKFNIAFCGDWFDLEGFGRIEGAILSALKLSYKISSLY from the coding sequence ATGATTAATGATACTTTTTATGATATCGCGATTATTGGAGGGGGAATATCTTCATGTGTTTTTTCATCTTTTCATCTGAAAAATGGCTATCAAGGTAGGATTGCGATAATAGAAAATGGTAGAAATCTTGGAGGACGTTCTAGTACAAGAAATAGTATTAGTAATAGTGGGTGGCAACTCAATCATGGTTCCCCTAATTTCAATATTTGCAACAGTAATAATAATCAATTGTTGAAAGCTTTCATTCAGGAATTATTAGATTCAAAAATTATCCAATCAGATCCTTCTGATTTAATTGAATTATATGAAGATCCTAGTGATCAAAAAATAATAAGCTGCGATTTTCATAGTTGCAAAAATTATACTTCAAGCTCTTCTATGACTGATTTATCAAGAAATATAATTAATCATAATAATTTGAAAAATCAAGTTGATTTTTTCTTTCGAACTTTAATAGTCAAATTAAAATATGAAAATAATTATTGGATTTTAACCTCAAAAAATGGCTATAAATTTAAGGCGAAATTTCTTGTATGTTCAAGTAATTTAATTTTACATAAAAGATCATTAGATATTTTGAAGATAAATCAAATACCATTGAGGGACGCTATTCCAATAAATAATGATAAAAAAATTGATGCAATTTTAAATCTTCTTAATAAGCAAGAATATGTTCAAAGATTAACTTTTTTGATTTATACAAAATCCAATTATAGTTATAAAGATAACTATAAGAATAGATTTAGGTATTTCCTTTTAAATAATCTTCTAGAAGAAAAATTTAAATTTGAAAGGATTATATTTCAAAAACAAATTAATAATCAAATAGGTATTGTCATACATACTAGAGATAAAAAATTTATAACTGAATATTTTCAATGCAAAAATAAAAAGAAATTTAAAAATATCTTATTAAATAAATTCAATCAAATATTCGATGAAAATTCTTATATAAATAAGCTAATAGATTATCAGGATATTTCTATAATGATATGGAGAGCATCTCAACCATCTGGTTTAGGAATACCTGAAAATTTGCAAGTTTGTGATAAATTTAATATAGCTTTTTGTGGTGATTGGTTCGATTTAGAGGGGTTTGGTAGGATTGAAGGTGCAATATTGAGTGCTTTAAAATTGTCTTATAAGATTAGTTCACTATATTAA